A segment of the Trifolium pratense cultivar HEN17-A07 linkage group LG7, ARS_RC_1.1, whole genome shotgun sequence genome:
attgtataaCTAACAACACTATGTAGGTTTATTGTTCACATTCAAGATTTTAATTTGGACCTTCCTAAACCATGGTGGAACCATAAAGCCATAACAACATGGTCAAACCTCCATGTAGACACAATACCTAAAGTTCACATGATTAATTCGAGTTTggattttcttcattttttaaattgttcaatTATCTAgttctaaaaaaatttaggaggtttcgtcaaaaaaaataataattaggtGAAATTATTTGGGAGACtccaaatttaatttatgataaaattaatttttgaccAGTTTTTACTTAGTTCGTAGTCAAATTTGAAATTATCATGTCCCATCTTCATGAGAATTAAAaggccatttaaaaaaaataaattgtaggGGTATAGCTAacaattttctataaaaaatttcatcattCTTAAAAGGCCATAATATTATCCAACCCAAAAcatcccaaaaaaatataacttcCACAAATCAAATCACTTTGaaaatcaaaaaacaaaaagaaagaaaaaagaaaaagcattATTTCCTCTGTTTTCTCCCTCCAAAAAGAACCAttctttcttcatcttcttcatcttcttcttgttcatGACGCAATCATTGATCAAATCTCAAACATGGCTTATTCATGTTGGTGTTGGTTTCCAATCTACTTCATAGCATCTATAACACTTGGTGTAATAGCAATCACTTCAGCAATACACTCAAATTCCAAAAACACCCCTCAAGAAATTCCATCACAAACTCACAAACTCTCATCAAATGCAACAGAAGCTCTCAAAAATTCAGGTTTCATTCTCATGGCTGATCTTCTTCATAATTCTCCACCATTCTATCTTCCTCCAAAAAACTCAACTTTCTTTGCTATCAAAGATTCTGCTATCAAAAACACTTCACTCCCTCTTTGGTTTCTTAAAAGTCTTCTTCGTTATCACACTTTCACTACAAAACTCACCATGGAAGAGCTTCTAAATAAGTCTCAAGGAGATTGTATAACAACCCTTTTTCGCGAAAAGAATGCTTCATTAACAAAGATTGAAACTTTGCAGAAAAGGGTAGAGATTAACAATGTTTTGATATCAAACCCTGATTTGTTTCTTGGTGAAGAATTTAACATTCATGGTGTTCTTGGACCTTTTACTTCTTTACAACTTGAAGTTTTACAAGGTGGTTCTGATTTCATTCGTTCGCCTAATTGTCGATTATTCAAGAACAACAATTCAACATATGATTTCAACAATGTTATTGAATGGAACAAGGTTGTTCAGTTACTTAGTTCAAAAGGGTATTCATCATTTTCAATTGCATTGCATTCTGTTATTGAAGGGATTCAAAAAGATTCAATGAGTTTTAGTTCTGCTACAATTTTTGCTCCACCTGATGTGAATTTACTTAATTACCCTTCAAGTGTGCTTGATAGATTTGTGAGGTTTCATATTCTGCCTCAGAAATTGACTTATAGAGAACTAAGTTCTTTTCCTGTTAGGACTCTTTTGAAGACACTTGTGCTTAATGATGATCTTGAAATTGATGGTGTTCTTGAGTTTATGTCTGGTGTTGTTGTTAATGGAATTGAGATTGTGAAACCTGATATGGTTGTTTCTGAGAAATTTGTTATTCATGGAATTTCTAGAGCTTTTAAAATTGCTGAGATTACTGCTTGAAGATGATGAAAGTTTAAGGGTCAATTTTGTCACAATTTGTATAGTTTCTACATTTTGATGTAATCATGTAAATTTGTATCATTTTTAGTTTCATTTGGTTATTCTGAATACATAAATTCTTATAGTATCTTGATTCCTTCAAGAGTGTTTTCATGTAAATTCTTATAGTTTGTTGCAACTTTTGATACAATAGATGTTCAATTCAATACTTTTACATTTCATGTCATGTGTCAATGACTTAATACAATTTGAGATCTCCTTTTGCCAATCGTCCGATTACTCGCGCGTCCTTCGCGTTTCCCGTTTTACTCTtatgctacttaagtagcggatgttataaagatgaaattttttagaaaaatgtcgtccgctatttaagtagcggataacgttcgctacttaagtagtggcgaaggtattttggtaaatttgtAGAGCGTACCAGAAAATGGATAAGGTGGTAAAAGTAAATCTAATACAATTTCATGTCACAAGTTGGGCTCATTTGCAGCAATAGATATTCATGCATATTTCAAGTATGATcacaaaacaaatttaaatagaAAAGACATGTAAAATGATTCAAATTAACTGTTGCTATAAATTTAGTAATGTAAACATGTTTGACATGTCTGATATTTTGAATGTTCCTTCAACCATCACATTACCTTGCGCTCACTAAATTGTCTGTTAAATAGTCTTTCTAAAGTTTTAGTAAATCTCTTTATTTTTGGATCCTCCTTGAAATAAAAAACTTCTATTGGagattttaactttttttgacaagatATTGGAGATTTTAACTTGATCTCaccaaaactaaaatttatttatattaatttataatttatttatttaaacacACGCATGCACCAATCATGCACACGGGCGCACGCACACACTAGTGTTAGTGGTGATGATGTCGTGGTGGTAGTGATGGTATGGAGACTCAAAATGCTTAGAGTTCTACTACAAAAAACGAAAAACTCCATCTAGGTAGTATGATCAACACGTATAATTTACTTGATTGATCTTACAAAATGCcgaagttttataaaaaaaatgaaaaattacgTTTAGGTAGTATGATCAAAACGTAACTTGAAGTTTTATAATAGACTCTATGAAttcattctctcttcttttaTCCAGAACTCTATATTTTATCGAGATTGGATCTGTTTGGAACAATGGAAAGAAATTGGGAGGAAGgaaaattacgcaaatcaaTGCATGAACATGGACTAAAG
Coding sequences within it:
- the LOC123896549 gene encoding fasciclin-like arabinogalactan protein 21 encodes the protein MAYSCWCWFPIYFIASITLGVIAITSAIHSNSKNTPQEIPSQTHKLSSNATEALKNSGFILMADLLHNSPPFYLPPKNSTFFAIKDSAIKNTSLPLWFLKSLLRYHTFTTKLTMEELLNKSQGDCITTLFREKNASLTKIETLQKRVEINNVLISNPDLFLGEEFNIHGVLGPFTSLQLEVLQGGSDFIRSPNCRLFKNNNSTYDFNNVIEWNKVVQLLSSKGYSSFSIALHSVIEGIQKDSMSFSSATIFAPPDVNLLNYPSSVLDRFVRFHILPQKLTYRELSSFPVRTLLKTLVLNDDLEIDGVLEFMSGVVVNGIEIVKPDMVVSEKFVIHGISRAFKIAEITA